Proteins encoded in a region of the Streptomyces akebiae genome:
- a CDS encoding ArsR/SmtB family transcription factor: MSNPELLPLVEPAEAVAPCCPPLTERPFTAEEAETAARMFKALGDPIRLRLFSAVASHEGGEACVCDISDVGVSQPTVSHHLKKLKDAGLLTSERRGTWVYYRVEPSVLAAMGKLLTVAPAAV; encoded by the coding sequence ATGTCGAATCCCGAGCTGCTCCCGCTGGTGGAACCCGCCGAGGCCGTGGCGCCCTGCTGCCCGCCGCTGACCGAGCGCCCCTTCACGGCGGAGGAGGCCGAGACCGCCGCCCGGATGTTCAAGGCGCTCGGCGACCCGATACGGCTGCGGCTGTTCTCCGCGGTCGCCTCGCACGAGGGCGGCGAGGCGTGCGTGTGCGACATCTCCGACGTCGGCGTCTCCCAGCCGACCGTCTCCCATCACCTGAAGAAGCTGAAGGACGCCGGCCTGCTCACCTCCGAGCGGCGCGGCACCTGGGTCTACTACCGGGTCGAGCCGTCGGTCCTGGCCGCGATGGGCAAGCTGCTCACCGTCGCACCGGCCGCGGTGTGA
- a CDS encoding alkene reductase has protein sequence MTTAFDPIDLSGKTLANRVAMAPMTRSRADAPAATATELMATYYAQRASAGLIITEGIQPSVGGQGYTNTPGLHSAQQVDAWRKVTDAVHAQGGTIFAQLMHTGRISHPSLLPDGLIPVAPSPVAAAGQVFTYQGPQDYVTPKELDPDGIAQTIADYADAARNAIAAGFDGVEIHGANGYLIHQFLAPNTNLRTDSWGGGAADRVRFGIEVATAVAEAIGGNRTGFRISPGNPYNDIAETDPADVLETYATLVAGLARLDLAYLHLVESPDRVLTARLRKDWPTAFVLNPFTHPETTGPGALTHIEDGTADIIAFGALFLANPDLPARLAAGGPYNTPDAATFYGGDHRGYTDYPALPADSA, from the coding sequence ATGACCACCGCGTTCGACCCGATCGACCTGAGCGGCAAGACGCTCGCCAACCGCGTCGCGATGGCGCCGATGACCCGCAGCCGCGCCGACGCTCCCGCCGCCACGGCGACGGAGCTGATGGCGACCTATTACGCCCAGCGCGCGAGCGCCGGCCTGATCATCACCGAGGGCATACAGCCGTCGGTGGGCGGCCAGGGCTACACCAACACCCCCGGCCTGCACTCCGCCCAGCAGGTCGACGCCTGGCGGAAGGTGACCGACGCCGTCCACGCCCAGGGCGGCACGATCTTCGCGCAGCTCATGCACACCGGCCGGATCAGCCACCCCAGTCTGCTGCCCGACGGACTCATCCCCGTCGCCCCCTCTCCCGTCGCGGCGGCGGGCCAGGTGTTCACCTACCAGGGCCCCCAGGACTACGTCACACCGAAGGAACTGGACCCCGACGGCATCGCCCAGACGATCGCCGACTACGCCGACGCCGCGCGCAACGCGATCGCCGCCGGTTTCGACGGCGTGGAGATCCACGGGGCGAACGGCTACCTGATCCACCAGTTCCTCGCCCCCAACACCAATCTGCGCACCGACAGCTGGGGAGGTGGCGCCGCGGACCGGGTCCGCTTCGGTATCGAGGTCGCCACGGCCGTCGCGGAGGCGATCGGCGGCAACCGGACCGGCTTCCGCATCTCCCCCGGCAACCCCTACAACGACATCGCCGAGACCGACCCGGCGGACGTGCTGGAGACCTACGCCACCCTGGTCGCCGGTCTCGCCCGGCTGGACCTCGCCTACCTGCACCTGGTCGAGAGCCCGGACCGCGTCCTGACCGCCCGGCTGCGCAAGGACTGGCCGACGGCGTTCGTCCTCAACCCCTTCACCCACCCCGAGACCACCGGGCCCGGCGCTCTCACGCACATCGAGGACGGCACCGCGGACATCATCGCCTTCGGCGCGCTGTTCCTGGCCAACCCGGACCTGCCCGCCCGCCTCGCAGCCGGCGGCCCCTACAACACCCCCGATGCCGCCACCTTCTACGGCGGTGACCACCGCGGCTACACCGACTACCCGGCGCTGCCCGCCGACAGCGCATGA
- a CDS encoding aldehyde dehydrogenase family protein → MTTTQATESRTPRSETAAEVVGRLRATFNTGVTRPLDWRVNQLQRLRALLVENGQELIEALWADLRKNAAEAKTQEIDFTVADIDEALANLENWLQPRPVEVPAHFGPTTTAYTTYDPLGVVLVIAPWNFPLHLLIDPIIGALAAGNTVVAKPSEISVHTSAVASRLLRQYFDADVLTVVEGGAEETTALLAQRFDHIFYTGNGTVGRIVMAAAAKHLTPVTLELGGKSPVFVAPDADVDETAKRLVGAKFGNAGQQCVAPDYVLADPATAAALVPALRAAVEAQFGSAPQTAAGFGRIINERHFDRLTRLLDSGRAAVGGRHDRDDLFIAPTVLTDVDPASPVMQEEIFGPILAVVEVADLDAAIAFINERDKPLALYAFTESEATKSRLVNETSSGGVAWGQPVMQLLMTGLPFGGVGESGMGRYHGRYSLETFSHLKAVADVPLT, encoded by the coding sequence ATGACCACAACACAGGCGACCGAGTCGAGGACGCCCCGGAGCGAAACGGCCGCAGAGGTGGTCGGCCGCCTTCGCGCGACGTTCAACACCGGCGTCACCCGCCCACTGGACTGGCGCGTCAACCAGCTGCAGCGGCTGCGGGCACTGCTGGTCGAGAACGGGCAGGAGCTGATCGAAGCGCTCTGGGCGGATCTGAGGAAGAACGCCGCCGAGGCGAAGACGCAGGAGATCGACTTCACGGTCGCCGACATCGACGAGGCACTGGCGAACCTCGAGAACTGGCTTCAGCCTCGCCCGGTGGAGGTTCCCGCCCACTTCGGTCCCACGACAACGGCCTACACCACGTACGACCCGCTCGGGGTCGTCCTGGTGATCGCTCCGTGGAATTTCCCACTGCACCTTCTCATCGACCCCATCATCGGCGCACTGGCCGCCGGAAACACCGTGGTGGCCAAGCCGAGCGAGATCTCGGTGCACACATCGGCAGTGGCTTCACGCCTCCTGCGGCAGTACTTCGACGCCGACGTCCTCACCGTCGTCGAGGGGGGCGCCGAGGAGACCACGGCCCTGCTGGCACAGCGGTTCGACCACATCTTCTACACCGGCAATGGCACCGTCGGCCGGATCGTCATGGCCGCGGCGGCCAAGCACCTCACCCCCGTCACGCTCGAACTCGGAGGCAAGTCACCGGTCTTCGTGGCGCCCGACGCCGACGTGGACGAGACCGCCAAGCGGCTGGTCGGCGCCAAGTTCGGCAACGCGGGGCAGCAGTGCGTAGCCCCCGACTACGTTCTGGCCGATCCCGCCACCGCCGCCGCACTGGTCCCCGCCCTCCGCGCGGCGGTCGAAGCCCAGTTCGGCTCCGCTCCGCAGACCGCGGCCGGCTTCGGCCGGATCATCAACGAGCGGCACTTCGACCGGCTCACCCGTCTGCTGGACTCCGGCCGGGCGGCGGTGGGAGGCCGGCACGACCGTGACGACCTGTTCATCGCACCGACGGTGCTCACCGATGTCGACCCCGCATCGCCGGTCATGCAGGAGGAGATCTTCGGTCCGATCCTCGCCGTCGTCGAAGTCGCAGACCTAGATGCCGCCATCGCCTTCATCAACGAACGCGACAAGCCCCTCGCGCTCTACGCCTTCACCGAGTCCGAGGCCACCAAGTCGCGCCTCGTGAACGAGACGTCCTCCGGCGGCGTCGCCTGGGGCCAGCCGGTGATGCAACTGCTCATGACCGGCCTGCCTTTCGGCGGCGTCGGCGAAAGCGGCATGGGCCGGTACCACGGCCGGTACTCCCTCGAGACGTTCAGCCACCTCAAGGCCGTCGCGGACGTCCCGCTCACCTAG
- a CDS encoding NAD(P)-dependent alcohol dehydrogenase: MTTVAAYAAPAAKAPLERTTIERRAVREFDVLIDIKFAGICHSDIHQVREGWGEAIFPMVPGHEIAGVVSEVGPGVTKYKVGDRVGVGCMVDSCRECDNCKAGQEQHCVRGAVQTYNGIGRDGEPTYGGYATHIVVDENFVVRIPEGLSLDVAAPLLCAGITTYAPLKQWGAGPGKKVAVVGLGGLGHVGVKIAHALGAEVTVLSQSLRKKDDGLKLGADHYYATSDPKTFEELAGSFDLIVSTVSAPLDLGAYLGLLRTGGALVNVGVPEEPVVFHPFSLIGGNKILAGSMIGGIPETQEMLDFCAGHGIGAEIELITASEINEAYDRVTAGDVRYRFVIDTATI, from the coding sequence ATGACCACTGTCGCTGCGTACGCCGCCCCCGCCGCGAAGGCTCCCCTGGAGCGCACCACCATCGAGCGCCGTGCGGTCCGCGAGTTCGATGTGCTGATCGACATCAAGTTCGCGGGCATCTGCCACTCGGACATCCACCAGGTCCGCGAGGGCTGGGGTGAGGCGATCTTCCCGATGGTCCCGGGCCACGAGATCGCGGGCGTCGTCTCCGAGGTCGGCCCCGGGGTGACCAAGTACAAGGTCGGCGACCGCGTGGGAGTCGGCTGCATGGTCGACTCCTGCAGGGAGTGCGACAACTGCAAGGCCGGCCAGGAACAGCACTGCGTACGGGGGGCTGTCCAGACGTACAACGGCATCGGTCGTGACGGAGAGCCCACCTACGGCGGCTACGCCACCCATATCGTCGTCGACGAGAACTTCGTCGTCCGTATCCCCGAGGGCCTGTCCCTGGACGTCGCCGCGCCGCTGCTGTGCGCGGGCATCACCACGTACGCGCCGCTCAAGCAGTGGGGCGCGGGTCCCGGCAAGAAGGTCGCTGTGGTCGGTCTGGGCGGTCTCGGCCACGTGGGCGTCAAGATCGCGCACGCGCTCGGCGCGGAGGTCACCGTCCTGTCCCAGTCGCTGCGCAAGAAGGACGACGGCCTGAAGCTGGGCGCCGACCACTACTACGCGACCAGCGACCCGAAGACGTTCGAAGAACTCGCCGGCTCCTTCGACCTGATCGTCTCCACGGTGTCGGCGCCGCTGGACCTCGGCGCGTACCTCGGCCTGCTCCGGACGGGCGGCGCCCTGGTGAACGTGGGCGTCCCGGAAGAGCCCGTCGTCTTCCACCCGTTCTCCCTCATCGGAGGCAACAAGATCCTCGCCGGGTCGATGATCGGCGGCATCCCCGAGACGCAGGAGATGTTGGACTTCTGCGCCGGGCACGGCATCGGCGCGGAGATCGAGCTGATCACCGCGTCCGAGATCAACGAGGCATACGACCGGGTCACCGCCGGCGATGTGCGCTACCGGTTCGTGATCGACACGGCGACCATCTGA
- a CDS encoding helix-turn-helix domain-containing protein, whose protein sequence is MDESPEPVREPAAGALDPRAELSEFLRTRRARLKPEDVGLRSFGRYRRVPGLRREELAQLAGVSVAYYTRLEQGNGRHVSAEVLDAIARALRLSDAEHAHLTHLAKPKQQKKKPAGRAQQVRGPLRTLLDTMDGVPAILVGRRSDILAWNRMAAAVFGDWAELPAQEQNWARLVFLNPEYRDLFVDWEHKANDVVSQLRMDAGSHPDDPRLSALVGELSVKSEEFRRLWATHDVKERCHGVQRLHHPLVGELDLRLESFHQADDHEQMLVTYHAEPNSPSAEALRMLASWGTDATRAGAGMPPVRTAR, encoded by the coding sequence ATGGACGAATCCCCCGAACCGGTGCGCGAGCCCGCCGCCGGCGCTCTGGACCCGCGTGCCGAACTCAGCGAGTTCCTGCGCACCCGGCGGGCCCGGCTGAAGCCGGAGGACGTGGGGCTGCGGAGCTTCGGACGGTACCGGCGGGTGCCGGGGCTGCGCCGCGAGGAGCTGGCGCAGCTGGCCGGGGTGTCGGTGGCCTATTACACGCGGCTGGAACAGGGCAACGGGCGGCATGTGTCGGCGGAGGTCCTCGACGCCATCGCCCGCGCGCTCAGGCTGAGCGACGCCGAGCACGCCCACCTCACGCACCTGGCGAAGCCGAAACAGCAGAAGAAGAAGCCGGCCGGCCGCGCCCAGCAGGTGCGGGGTCCCCTGCGGACGCTGCTGGACACCATGGACGGCGTCCCCGCGATCCTCGTGGGGCGGCGCTCGGACATCCTCGCCTGGAACCGGATGGCCGCGGCGGTCTTCGGCGACTGGGCCGAGCTGCCCGCGCAGGAGCAGAACTGGGCACGGCTGGTGTTCCTGAACCCCGAGTACCGCGACCTGTTCGTGGACTGGGAGCACAAGGCGAACGACGTCGTCTCTCAGCTGCGCATGGACGCCGGCTCCCATCCGGACGACCCCCGGCTGTCCGCGCTGGTGGGCGAACTCTCCGTGAAGAGTGAGGAGTTCCGGCGGCTGTGGGCCACCCATGACGTCAAGGAGAGGTGCCACGGCGTCCAGCGCCTGCACCACCCGCTCGTCGGCGAACTCGACCTCCGCCTCGAGTCGTTCCACCAGGCCGACGACCACGAACAGATGCTGGTGACGTACCACGCCGAGCCCAACTCCCCGTCCGCGGAGGCACTACGGATGCTGGCCAGCTGGGGCACCGACGCGACAAGGGCGGGAGCCGGAATGCCGCCGGTACGCACGGCTCGATGA
- a CDS encoding SPFH domain-containing protein codes for MDPIVIPLLVVALVVVFLVASSVRIVPQARRYNVERFGRYRRTLQPGLNLVVPVADRINTKLDVREQVYSSDPRPVITEDNLVVNIDTVLYYQITDPRAAAYEVADYLQAIDQLTVTTLRNVIGSMDLEETLTSREEINSRLRAVLDDATGKWGIRVNRVEIKAIDPPATIKEAMEKQMRAERDKRAAILHAEGERQAKILTAEGTKQKDILEAQGAQQAMILRADGEAKAVELVFQAVHRNNADPKVLAYKYLETLPHLASSDNNTFWVIPGELTEAVRTVTRAFGDETTAGPPTPGRPAEAATADGRGTPDEAGIPQLERGSTASLDAAAAADEAGKQAAAAVSDAKAEAEAAKSAQLPRRARTSDD; via the coding sequence GTGGATCCCATCGTCATCCCCCTCCTCGTCGTGGCCCTTGTCGTGGTCTTCCTCGTGGCCTCCAGCGTGCGGATCGTCCCCCAGGCCCGCCGCTACAACGTCGAGCGGTTCGGCCGCTACCGCCGGACCCTGCAACCCGGGCTGAACCTGGTCGTGCCCGTGGCGGACCGGATCAACACCAAGCTCGACGTGCGCGAGCAGGTCTATTCGTCCGACCCCAGGCCGGTGATCACCGAGGACAACCTCGTGGTGAACATCGACACCGTCCTCTACTACCAGATCACCGACCCGCGGGCGGCTGCCTACGAGGTCGCCGACTACCTCCAGGCGATCGACCAGCTCACCGTGACCACGCTGCGCAACGTCATCGGCAGCATGGACCTGGAGGAGACGCTCACCTCGCGCGAGGAGATCAACTCCCGCCTCCGCGCCGTCCTGGACGACGCCACCGGCAAGTGGGGCATCCGGGTCAACCGCGTGGAGATCAAGGCCATCGACCCGCCGGCCACCATCAAGGAGGCGATGGAGAAGCAGATGCGGGCCGAGCGGGACAAGCGCGCGGCCATCCTGCACGCCGAAGGGGAGCGGCAGGCCAAGATCCTCACGGCGGAAGGCACGAAGCAGAAGGACATCCTGGAGGCCCAGGGCGCGCAGCAGGCCATGATCCTGCGGGCGGACGGCGAGGCCAAGGCGGTGGAGCTCGTCTTCCAGGCCGTCCATCGCAACAACGCCGACCCCAAGGTCCTGGCCTACAAGTACCTGGAGACGCTCCCGCACCTGGCGAGCAGCGACAACAACACGTTCTGGGTGATCCCCGGGGAGCTCACCGAGGCGGTTCGGACCGTCACCCGAGCCTTCGGCGACGAGACGACGGCAGGCCCTCCCACGCCTGGGCGACCTGCGGAAGCGGCCACCGCCGACGGCCGCGGCACCCCGGACGAGGCCGGGATCCCGCAGCTGGAACGAGGCTCGACGGCATCCCTCGACGCGGCCGCCGCCGCGGACGAGGCCGGGAAGCAGGCCGCCGCGGCGGTGAGCGACGCCAAGGCGGAGGCCGAGGCCGCGAAGTCGGCCCAGCTGCCGCGCCGGGCGCGGACGTCCGACGACTGA
- a CDS encoding NfeD family protein: MPWFLWLLAAAALGAAEFFTLTLVFGLLAGAALVAAVVAGLGIGLLGQLVALGAGVVAGLFLIRPVALRHMSQQPLVREGSDALIGKRAEVMQEVTGTRGLIKLSGEEWSARALDESLVIPVGAFVDVMEIEGATAIVYPRELLP; encoded by the coding sequence ATGCCGTGGTTCCTGTGGCTGCTCGCCGCCGCGGCGCTGGGTGCCGCGGAGTTCTTCACCCTGACACTGGTCTTCGGGCTGCTGGCGGGTGCCGCGCTGGTCGCCGCCGTGGTCGCCGGCCTGGGCATCGGCCTTCTCGGCCAGCTCGTGGCCCTCGGCGCGGGGGTGGTGGCGGGCCTCTTCCTCATCCGCCCCGTCGCGCTGCGGCACATGTCCCAGCAGCCGCTCGTACGAGAGGGCAGTGATGCCCTGATCGGCAAGCGGGCCGAGGTCATGCAGGAGGTCACCGGGACCCGTGGCCTGATCAAACTCTCCGGTGAGGAATGGTCCGCCCGCGCCCTCGACGAGAGCCTGGTGATCCCCGTGGGAGCGTTCGTCGACGTCATGGAGATCGAGGGCGCAACGGCCATCGTCTACCCCCGCGAACTCCTTCCGTGA
- a CDS encoding alpha/beta hydrolase, which produces MIRVSRVTTAVAAVLALALAAPGAALAAPEPDPGRPSAAASAGLPEGWRTTGSGKSAELVWRSPRKVPVGDAQVEFRSGDRLLGTPRPAADGRTFRLPLDGVRLGSTDDLRVEAAGRRLDAAGAKAAARERRALDAASDDPSRLPRAATVNEVDPGVPGPFRTTSGEYSLPSVHLPGYDTDVEMKAVVVAPEDAPGSRPLALFLHGRHATCFQGDDLTLAWPCPADHEPVPSYRGYLHDQRLLASQGYVTVSISANSINAQDWQADDAGAQARSSLIRLHLAHWADWAADPSTAPEVVRRAPGADLGRVLLVGHSRGGEGADRAALDSLTPPPADKDGYHGETRWTIRGTVLIGPTIFGQNPAPDVPSVTILPGCDGDVIDLQGELYVDGTRGVSRGRALHSAVYMTGANHNYFNSEWTPGQATAPADDDFSYGGDEHDPLCSPGTATRLTAEEQQKAGSTYIATAARLFVAGDDRARPLLDGSPVRPASAGPARVLTHAVGAARSGAFLPAPSATVGGGRLCAQVDPDPDVSCLDPELRTASPHFAQWRRVSPGKEPDRYALAMNWSRAGTATELTPARPVSLAGAKSLSLRVIVPPNTTGTDLDIALTDTAGKRADLGRVGVDGLPGTSRTSSYWAREVRVPLSAETRERIDLGHVRTLHLTPRTGSGTAWLVDAHGWRPGTPVVEPARLPRVDVGGLTVKEGDSGTRTYQVPVQVSGSGSGEVRLFVDEPGSDRPVARTVEVRAGTRVDVPVTVEGNTRYGADDLHRVAVKTVRGAVVGSYLGGVTAENDDPQPTVTVTPVADQVTEGRPLVWRISLSAVADVVTWTDLQLLPVSDGTELSTKDVPATWLEENFRASPDPERPLSALPDGALLMSEVPAGGLSIDVSVPTVTDQLGEDTESLRLRLWTYDADGAPVEGPEFTGTVGDAS; this is translated from the coding sequence GTGATCCGTGTCTCGCGCGTGACGACCGCCGTGGCAGCGGTCCTCGCGCTGGCGCTGGCGGCGCCGGGGGCGGCGCTGGCGGCGCCGGAACCGGACCCCGGGCGGCCGTCGGCCGCCGCGTCCGCAGGACTTCCCGAGGGCTGGCGGACCACCGGCTCCGGGAAGTCGGCGGAGCTGGTGTGGCGCTCGCCCCGGAAGGTGCCGGTGGGCGACGCCCAGGTCGAATTCCGCAGTGGGGACCGCCTGTTGGGCACCCCCAGACCCGCCGCGGACGGGCGCACCTTCCGGCTGCCGCTCGACGGCGTGCGCCTCGGCAGCACCGACGACCTGCGGGTCGAGGCCGCCGGGCGCCGGCTGGACGCGGCCGGAGCGAAGGCCGCGGCCCGTGAGCGCCGCGCGCTCGACGCCGCGTCGGACGACCCGTCGCGCCTGCCCCGCGCGGCGACCGTGAACGAGGTCGATCCCGGTGTGCCCGGCCCGTTCCGTACGACCAGCGGCGAGTACTCCCTGCCGTCGGTCCACCTGCCCGGCTACGACACCGACGTCGAGATGAAGGCCGTGGTGGTCGCGCCGGAGGACGCCCCGGGCAGCCGCCCGCTGGCGCTGTTCCTCCACGGGCGCCACGCCACCTGCTTCCAGGGCGACGACCTGACCCTCGCATGGCCGTGCCCGGCCGACCACGAGCCCGTCCCGAGCTACCGCGGTTACCTCCACGACCAGCGACTCCTCGCCTCCCAGGGCTATGTGACGGTCTCGATCTCGGCCAACTCGATCAACGCCCAGGACTGGCAGGCCGACGACGCCGGCGCCCAGGCCCGCTCCTCGCTGATACGGCTGCACCTGGCCCACTGGGCGGACTGGGCCGCAGACCCGTCCACGGCCCCCGAGGTCGTACGACGGGCGCCTGGCGCCGACCTCGGCCGGGTGTTGCTGGTGGGCCACTCCCGTGGCGGTGAGGGCGCCGACAGGGCCGCGCTGGACAGCCTCACCCCGCCGCCCGCCGACAAGGACGGCTACCACGGCGAAACCCGCTGGACGATACGCGGGACCGTCCTCATAGGCCCCACGATCTTCGGCCAGAACCCCGCACCCGACGTGCCGTCCGTGACGATCCTGCCGGGCTGCGACGGAGACGTCATCGACCTTCAGGGCGAGCTCTACGTCGACGGCACCCGAGGGGTCAGCCGCGGCAGGGCCCTGCACAGCGCGGTCTACATGACCGGCGCGAACCACAACTACTTCAACAGCGAGTGGACCCCCGGCCAGGCCACGGCCCCGGCCGACGACGACTTCTCCTACGGCGGCGACGAGCACGACCCGCTGTGCTCGCCCGGCACCGCCACCCGGCTCACCGCCGAGGAGCAGCAGAAGGCCGGCTCGACGTACATAGCCACCGCGGCCCGGCTGTTCGTCGCCGGTGACGACCGGGCCCGCCCACTGCTCGACGGCTCCCCCGTGCGTCCCGCCTCCGCCGGGCCCGCCCGCGTCCTCACCCACGCCGTCGGCGCCGCCCGCTCGGGGGCCTTCCTCCCGGCTCCCTCCGCCACGGTCGGCGGCGGCCGGCTGTGCGCCCAGGTGGACCCGGACCCGGACGTCTCCTGCCTGGACCCCGAACTCAGGACCGCCTCACCGCACTTCGCCCAGTGGCGCAGGGTGTCACCCGGCAAGGAGCCGGACCGGTACGCGCTGGCCATGAACTGGAGCCGCGCCGGCACCGCCACCGAGCTCACCCCCGCCCGCCCGGTCTCCCTGGCCGGCGCGAAGTCGCTGAGCCTGCGCGTGATCGTCCCGCCGAACACCACCGGCACCGATCTTGACATCGCCCTCACCGACACCGCCGGCAAGCGGGCGGACCTGGGCCGGGTCGGCGTCGACGGTCTGCCGGGCACTTCCCGCACCTCCTCCTACTGGGCGCGCGAGGTCCGCGTACCCCTGTCCGCCGAGACCCGGGAGCGCATCGACCTCGGCCACGTCAGGACCCTCCACCTGACCCCGCGTACCGGGTCCGGGACGGCCTGGCTGGTGGACGCCCACGGCTGGCGCCCCGGCACCCCCGTCGTCGAGCCCGCGCGGCTGCCGCGCGTGGACGTCGGCGGGCTGACCGTCAAGGAGGGCGACTCCGGCACGCGCACCTACCAGGTGCCGGTACAGGTCTCGGGGTCGGGCAGCGGCGAGGTGCGGCTGTTCGTGGACGAGCCGGGCAGCGACCGGCCGGTCGCGCGCACGGTGGAGGTCCGGGCGGGCACCCGGGTCGACGTGCCGGTGACGGTCGAGGGCAACACCCGCTACGGCGCCGACGACCTCCACCGGGTGGCCGTCAAGACCGTACGCGGCGCCGTGGTCGGCTCCTACCTGGGCGGCGTCACCGCGGAGAACGACGACCCCCAGCCCACGGTGACCGTGACGCCGGTCGCCGACCAGGTCACCGAGGGCCGGCCACTGGTCTGGCGGATCAGCCTCTCCGCGGTCGCCGATGTCGTCACGTGGACGGATCTGCAGCTGCTGCCTGTTTCCGACGGCACCGAACTGTCCACCAAGGACGTCCCCGCGACGTGGCTGGAGGAGAACTTCAGGGCCTCGCCGGATCCCGAGCGCCCCCTGTCCGCTCTGCCGGACGGCGCGCTGCTCATGTCCGAAGTGCCCGCGGGAGGCCTGAGCATCGACGTGTCCGTGCCCACCGTCACCGATCAACTCGGCGAGGACACGGAGTCGCTGCGCCTGCGCCTGTGGACCTACGACGCCGACGGAGCGCCGGTCGAGGGCCCGGAGTTCACCGGCACGGTAGGTGACGCCTCCTAG
- a CDS encoding dienelactone hydrolase family protein, with protein MRFISEQRLDDGVLEREFTLGEIPGTLWTPASAAPLPLVLMAHNNGLPKADPRLVARARYTAARGYAVATIDAAGCGDRPRSAADEQVRAELGRAMRAGEPVDELLESLVGPMVENAVPDWRTTLDALLQLPGIGGPVGYSGGWAALGIRLAAVEPRIVAAGLHAGGYVPRAQREEARQVTVPLLLLLQWDDEGNPRQRALDLFDAFGSKEKTLHANLGGHTGTPWFELEDGCRFFDRHLK; from the coding sequence ATGCGCTTCATTTCCGAGCAGCGCCTCGACGACGGCGTCCTCGAACGCGAATTCACCCTCGGCGAGATCCCCGGCACCCTGTGGACGCCCGCATCCGCCGCACCGCTCCCGCTGGTCCTGATGGCCCACAACAACGGCCTGCCCAAGGCGGACCCCCGGCTGGTCGCCCGCGCCCGGTACACCGCGGCACGCGGCTACGCGGTGGCCACGATCGACGCCGCAGGATGCGGTGACCGTCCCCGGTCCGCCGCCGACGAGCAGGTCCGGGCCGAGCTGGGGCGGGCGATGCGGGCCGGCGAGCCGGTCGACGAGCTCCTCGAATCCCTCGTCGGCCCGATGGTCGAGAACGCCGTCCCGGACTGGCGGACCACGCTGGACGCCCTCCTCCAACTGCCCGGCATCGGCGGCCCCGTCGGGTACTCCGGCGGTTGGGCGGCCCTCGGCATCCGGCTGGCGGCGGTCGAGCCGCGCATCGTGGCCGCGGGCCTCCACGCCGGGGGGTACGTGCCCCGCGCCCAGCGGGAGGAGGCCCGGCAGGTCACCGTTCCGCTGCTGCTCCTGTTGCAGTGGGACGACGAGGGGAACCCCCGGCAACGGGCCCTGGACCTCTTCGACGCCTTCGGCAGCAAGGAGAAGACCCTGCACGCCAACCTGGGCGGCCACACGGGCACGCCATGGTTCGAACTGGAAGACGGCTGCCGCTTCTTCGACCGCCACCTGAAGTGA